A region of [Bacteroides] pectinophilus DNA encodes the following proteins:
- the nusA gene encoding transcription termination factor NusA: MNKELIGALDALEKEKGISKDILIEAIENSLITGCKQHFGITKDDGIVVRIDRNTGDFRVFITKRVVEHVEDPVEQISLEDAVKINSKAQIGNGINVEIKSEDFSRIAAQKAKGIILQRIREEERKSVYSEYAMKEKDIVTGIVQRINGDKISINLGKMDAVLLPKEQVKGEVFVPTERIKLYVVSVTDTAKGVIVKVSRSHPDLVKRLFESEVTEVKDGTVEIKGIAREAGSRTKMAVWSNNPDVDPVGACVGLNGARVNAIVNELRGEKIDIINWSENPAILIENALSPAKVVSVIADDEEKTAQVVVPDYQLSLAIGKEGQNARLAARLTGFKIDIKSESQAREAGEYEGYNEESYDDDAEYSENMNDALPDEDIQDGDVEEEAGNEELE, translated from the coding sequence ATGAACAAAGAATTAATTGGAGCACTTGATGCTTTGGAGAAGGAGAAAGGAATCAGCAAGGATATACTTATAGAGGCTATCGAGAATTCTCTTATAACAGGATGCAAGCAGCATTTTGGCATAACAAAGGATGATGGCATTGTTGTAAGAATTGACCGTAACACAGGAGATTTCCGTGTATTTATTACTAAGAGAGTAGTTGAGCATGTTGAGGATCCTGTTGAGCAGATTTCACTTGAAGATGCAGTTAAGATTAATTCAAAGGCACAGATCGGTAACGGAATTAATGTAGAGATTAAGTCGGAGGACTTCAGCAGAATCGCAGCCCAGAAGGCTAAGGGAATTATTCTTCAGAGAATCAGGGAAGAGGAGAGAAAGTCAGTATATTCTGAGTACGCAATGAAAGAAAAGGATATCGTAACAGGTATCGTACAGCGTATCAACGGAGATAAGATAAGTATTAATCTTGGTAAGATGGATGCAGTACTTCTTCCTAAGGAGCAGGTCAAGGGTGAGGTATTCGTACCGACAGAGAGAATCAAGCTTTATGTTGTAAGTGTTACTGACACTGCCAAGGGAGTAATCGTTAAGGTGTCGAGAAGTCATCCGGATCTTGTTAAGAGACTGTTTGAGTCAGAGGTTACAGAAGTTAAGGACGGAACTGTTGAGATTAAGGGAATTGCAAGAGAGGCAGGATCAAGAACTAAGATGGCTGTGTGGTCTAACAATCCTGACGTTGATCCTGTAGGAGCATGTGTAGGCCTTAACGGTGCACGTGTTAATGCGATTGTCAATGAACTCCGTGGTGAGAAGATTGATATTATCAACTGGAGTGAGAATCCTGCAATTCTCATTGAGAATGCACTCAGCCCTGCAAAGGTAGTATCCGTTATAGCCGATGACGAAGAGAAGACGGCACAGGTCGTAGTTCCTGATTACCAGCTTTCACTTGCAATCGGTAAGGAAGGGCAGAATGCAAGGCTTGCAGCAAGACTTACAGGTTTCAAGATTGATATCAAGAGTGAATCACAGGCAAGAGAAGCCGGAGAATATGAAGGCTACAACGAAGAGTCATATGATGATGACGCTGAATATTCAGAGAATATGAATGATGCACTTCCGGACGAAGACATCCAGGATGGAGATGTTGAGGAAGAAGCAGGTAACGAAGAACTGGAATAA
- a CDS encoding ribosome maturation factor RimP, producing the protein MSKRETYEKKTEELITPLIDAEGFELVDVEYVKEGADWYLRVYIDKDGGITVNDCEKISRAFNEILDREDYIDDAYIFEVSSPGLLRPLKKDKDYQRNLGKLLEVKLFAPLNGVKEFEAELKSYDKESATLVMDDDTEVTVKRSEISLIRPAIEF; encoded by the coding sequence ATGTCAAAAAGAGAAACATATGAGAAGAAGACGGAAGAACTCATAACCCCGCTTATAGATGCGGAAGGCTTTGAGCTTGTTGATGTTGAGTATGTCAAAGAAGGTGCTGACTGGTATCTCAGAGTGTATATTGATAAGGATGGCGGCATTACGGTTAATGACTGTGAGAAGATAAGCCGTGCGTTTAATGAGATACTTGACAGGGAAGACTATATTGACGATGCTTATATCTTCGAGGTAAGTTCGCCGGGACTTCTCAGACCGCTTAAGAAGGATAAGGATTATCAGAGAAATCTTGGTAAGCTCCTCGAAGTAAAATTGTTTGCCCCGCTTAACGGAGTTAAGGAATTTGAGGCGGAACTTAAGAGCTATGATAAGGAAAGTGCTACGCTTGTCATGGATGACGACACAGAGGTAACTGTAAAGAGGTCTGAGATATCACTTATAAGACCTGCAATAGAATTTTAA
- a CDS encoding DUF368 domain-containing protein: MALADSVPGVSGGTIAFLMGIYDEFIGSLNNIVSKDKEKRKAAVLFLVKLGSGWIIGMAMASIIINQIFEKHIYNISSLFIGFVLFAMPIIIMEEKESIVGRYYNIVFSLIGAAVVVAVAYFSVHGVLGNGIDLAWGHFGLGVGIYLFVTAMFAISAMVLPGISGSTLLLVFGLYQAVIGAVSSFFKLDFTYLPALIIFGCGVIAGVLTVVKVLSYGLKKKRSAMMYFILGMMIGSFYAIAIGPASLKENPQPPMTLETFNVWFFLIGGVVIFGLQFLKAMVDKRDAAKK; the protein is encoded by the coding sequence ATGGCTCTTGCGGACAGTGTTCCGGGAGTATCAGGCGGTACAATCGCATTCCTTATGGGAATCTATGATGAGTTTATTGGCTCACTCAACAACATTGTTTCAAAGGACAAGGAAAAGAGAAAGGCAGCTGTGCTGTTTCTTGTTAAGCTGGGTTCAGGATGGATAATAGGTATGGCAATGGCATCTATTATTATCAACCAGATTTTTGAGAAGCATATATATAATATCAGTTCGCTGTTTATAGGATTTGTGCTTTTTGCAATGCCTATAATCATTATGGAAGAAAAAGAATCCATTGTGGGCAGATACTATAATATAGTATTCAGTTTAATCGGAGCGGCAGTAGTAGTTGCTGTTGCATATTTCTCGGTGCATGGCGTGCTGGGTAACGGAATAGATCTTGCCTGGGGACATTTTGGATTGGGAGTAGGCATATATCTGTTTGTTACGGCAATGTTTGCAATATCAGCAATGGTACTGCCGGGAATATCGGGCTCAACACTGCTTCTGGTGTTTGGTCTGTATCAGGCGGTTATAGGCGCGGTTTCTTCGTTTTTTAAACTTGACTTCACATATCTTCCGGCACTTATAATATTCGGATGCGGAGTTATAGCAGGTGTCCTTACTGTGGTTAAGGTGTTAAGTTATGGACTTAAAAAGAAGAGAAGTGCAATGATGTACTTTATCCTTGGAATGATGATTGGCTCGTTCTATGCGATAGCTATCGGACCTGCTTCACTTAAGGAAAATCCGCAGCCGCCAATGACATTGGAAACATTCAATGTATGGTTCTTTCTTATCGGAGGAGTTGTAATATTCGGTCTGCAGTTTCTTAAGGCAATGGTGGATAAACGCGATGCTGCAAAAAAGTAG
- the rpoZ gene encoding DNA-directed RNA polymerase subunit omega, with the protein MIHPSYADLMKVVNQNVEEGEEPVVQSRYSIVLATSKRAREIIAGDEPLIEGTKGMKPLSIAVEELYEGKIKIISDDEEDEKEEAIINAGASAVFDDTSEDEE; encoded by the coding sequence ATGATACATCCATCTTATGCAGATTTAATGAAGGTAGTTAACCAGAATGTTGAGGAGGGCGAGGAGCCGGTAGTACAGAGCCGTTATTCAATCGTGCTTGCAACTTCCAAGAGAGCAAGAGAGATTATTGCCGGTGATGAACCTCTTATTGAAGGTACTAAGGGAATGAAACCACTTTCAATTGCAGTTGAAGAGTTATACGAAGGCAAGATTAAGATTATTTCAGATGACGAGGAAGATGAAAAAGAAGAAGCAATTATCAATGCAGGCGCGAGTGCAGTATTTGATGATACTTCAGAGGATGAAGAGTAG
- the gmk gene encoding guanylate kinase: MKRRGLLIVLSGFSGSGKGTVVKSLLQKYDNYALSISATTRQPRPGEVDGREYFFKTREEFEQMIVEDKLLEHAQYVDNYYGTPRDYVEHKLEDGFDVILEIEIQGALKIREKFPDTVLMFLMPPTADELKKRLEGRGTEDEATIKKRLLRAVEESQGVEEYDYIVINDVLDDCVEQIHEIIGNEHCKASNNLEKINQFRDELTNMWKGDIR; encoded by the coding sequence ATGAAGCGTAGAGGATTGTTAATTGTACTGTCGGGTTTTTCGGGTTCCGGTAAGGGAACGGTTGTGAAGAGTCTTCTTCAGAAGTATGACAATTATGCTCTGTCGATATCGGCGACAACAAGACAGCCAAGACCGGGAGAGGTTGACGGAAGAGAATATTTTTTCAAGACCAGGGAAGAGTTTGAGCAGATGATAGTTGAAGATAAGCTGCTTGAGCATGCGCAATATGTTGATAATTATTATGGAACTCCAAGAGATTATGTGGAACATAAGCTTGAGGACGGCTTTGATGTCATACTGGAGATTGAGATTCAGGGGGCATTGAAGATCAGAGAAAAATTTCCTGATACAGTTCTGATGTTTTTGATGCCGCCTACTGCTGATGAACTTAAAAAAAGACTTGAGGGCAGAGGCACTGAAGATGAGGCGACGATTAAAAAGAGACTGCTCAGGGCGGTCGAAGAGTCGCAGGGCGTCGAAGAGTATGATTATATAGTTATCAATGATGTGCTCGATGACTGTGTTGAACAGATACATGAGATTATAGGCAATGAACATTGCAAGGCATCCAATAATCTGGAGAAGATTAATCAGTTTAGAGATGAGCTTACTAATATGTGGAAAGGAGATATACGATGA
- a CDS encoding DUF370 domain-containing protein, with product MTKLVNIGFGNIINADKIVTMVTPDSAPSKRLVQTAKEEGRIIDATQGRRTRAVIVMDSGNVVLSSLLPDTIAGRLNSMTETEARHEA from the coding sequence ATGACAAAGTTAGTTAATATTGGATTTGGCAATATAATTAATGCGGATAAGATTGTTACGATGGTTACTCCGGATTCAGCACCTTCTAAGAGGCTTGTTCAGACAGCCAAAGAGGAAGGCCGCATTATTGATGCAACACAGGGAAGAAGGACAAGGGCTGTCATAGTGATGGACAGTGGCAATGTGGTTCTTTCTTCACTTTTACCGGATACGATTGCCGGACGTCTTAATTCAATGACAGAAACGGAGGCAAGGCATGAAGCGTAG
- a CDS encoding nucleotidyltransferase, with amino-acid sequence MKAVGLVAEYNPFHEGHMYHIEQAKKITGSDVAVVVMSGDFVQRGEPAIADKYTRAAMALKGGADLVIELPALYATASAERFAFGAVSILHFMGIDSICFGSELGDAGMLETIAGILYEEPAGYSEAIKRYISNGDSFPKARCNALAEYIEAEGIQGVDAAVLDFPNNLLGIEYIKAVKRFSSSMEICTIQRKGQGYNDISVPGGENASAAAIRNMLTGDKRGDEAVDRIPACARDIFREAVDNGMIMTPDDFSYLLNYKIYSIMRDDSALLLNYSDVGMQLANKISRLYGKEHFDGSWKELIMKLKSRELTYTRISRALTHILLDIKLDAWNNPPQYARILGFDKAGSDYLKAIRKTCAIPLITKVADESWLLKDDIYAADVYNQTVFEKCGIRIENDFRHGIIRIL; translated from the coding sequence ATGAAGGCAGTTGGTCTTGTTGCTGAGTATAACCCTTTCCATGAAGGGCATATGTATCATATTGAGCAGGCTAAAAAGATTACCGGAAGTGATGTAGCTGTAGTTGTCATGAGCGGAGATTTTGTCCAGCGCGGAGAACCGGCAATTGCAGACAAGTATACAAGGGCAGCTATGGCGCTGAAGGGAGGCGCAGACCTTGTTATAGAGCTGCCGGCGCTTTATGCGACGGCAAGTGCGGAACGCTTTGCATTTGGAGCGGTGAGTATTCTGCACTTTATGGGGATAGATTCCATATGCTTTGGAAGTGAGCTGGGTGATGCCGGGATGCTTGAGACTATAGCGGGGATACTGTATGAGGAACCGGCAGGGTATTCTGAGGCAATCAAAAGATATATATCTAATGGGGATTCATTTCCGAAGGCAAGGTGCAATGCTCTTGCAGAATATATTGAAGCTGAAGGAATACAGGGAGTTGATGCAGCGGTGCTTGATTTCCCTAATAATCTGCTTGGAATTGAATATATAAAAGCAGTAAAAAGATTTTCATCTTCTATGGAGATATGCACAATACAGCGCAAAGGGCAGGGCTATAATGATATATCTGTGCCGGGCGGAGAAAATGCATCTGCGGCAGCAATAAGAAATATGCTTACAGGAGATAAAAGAGGAGATGAAGCGGTTGACAGAATCCCTGCGTGTGCAAGGGATATTTTCAGGGAAGCTGTTGATAACGGAATGATTATGACACCGGATGACTTTTCGTATCTTCTTAATTATAAGATATATTCGATTATGAGGGATGACTCTGCGCTGCTTCTTAATTACTCTGATGTAGGAATGCAGCTTGCTAATAAGATTTCCAGGCTCTACGGCAAAGAGCACTTTGACGGAAGCTGGAAAGAACTTATAATGAAGCTTAAGAGCCGCGAACTTACTTATACAAGGATAAGCAGGGCACTTACACATATACTGCTGGATATTAAGCTTGATGCTTGGAATAATCCGCCGCAGTATGCAAGAATACTTGGATTTGATAAGGCAGGAAGCGATTATCTCAAAGCGATACGCAAGACCTGCGCAATACCTCTTATAACTAAGGTTGCAGATGAATCATGGCTACTTAAGGATGATATATATGCAGCGGATGTTTATAATCAGACAGTTTTTGAAAAATGCGGTATCAGGATTGAAAATGATTTCAGGCACGGAATCATAAGAATACTGTAA
- a CDS encoding DNA-deoxyinosine glycosylase yields the protein MYTEKLTSVKHPFEPVVDKDSRILILGSFPSVKSRENMFYYGHPQNRFWRMLADIVKADVPQTIEDKKNLILSNGFALWDTLAMCEIHASADSSIRHEVPNDIPGLVKQYGIEAIMFNGNAAYRYFEKYYGKDDGLEGIIKKALPSTSPANAACSYERLVGEWGSAVNELKEKILKEKRY from the coding sequence TTGTATACAGAAAAACTGACATCAGTAAAGCATCCGTTTGAACCGGTTGTGGATAAGGACAGCAGAATACTGATACTCGGAAGCTTTCCGTCTGTAAAATCGCGCGAGAATATGTTTTATTACGGGCATCCACAAAACAGGTTCTGGAGAATGCTTGCAGATATAGTAAAGGCAGATGTCCCACAGACGATAGAGGACAAGAAGAATCTTATACTCAGTAACGGATTTGCTTTGTGGGATACGCTTGCAATGTGTGAGATACATGCCTCGGCGGATTCAAGCATCAGACATGAAGTGCCTAATGATATTCCGGGACTTGTTAAGCAATACGGCATAGAGGCTATAATGTTTAATGGAAATGCTGCGTACAGATATTTTGAAAAGTATTACGGTAAGGATGATGGGCTTGAGGGTATAATTAAAAAAGCACTTCCGTCCACGTCACCTGCCAATGCAGCGTGCAGCTATGAACGGCTTGTTGGCGAATGGGGAAGTGCTGTGAATGAGTTGAAAGAGAAGATATTGAAGGAGAAGAGATATTAA
- a CDS encoding SPFH domain-containing protein, with the protein MAILVGICIIVLLLFAALAAIFSRYRKCPSDKVLVIYGKVGTDKNGQQRSAKCVHGGAAFIVPVIQAYQYMDLTPISINVDLRNALSKQNIRVDVPSRFTVGISTEPAVMQNAAERLLGLKMSEIQELAKDIILGQLRLVIATMEIEEINADRDKFLLSVSNNVEIELKKIGLRLINVNVTDINDESGYIDALGKEAAAKAINDAKKSVAEKDKDGEIGQANAHREQRIQVAAADAAAIQGENAARIEIAQSDANRREKEAEALKVATAAEAVQAAKAKEEAYIAQKEAEQTRADLERATQQADIIVKAQIQKEQAEIEAEAAAEVVRRKAKGDADAIYAKMEAQARGAQEILSKQAQGMRDLVAAAGGDPDSAVKLIVADKIQELMQIQVDAIKNIKIDKVTVWDSMNGKDGTPTTANFLSGMMKSIPPMNEMFKQAGMELPSYLGKELNEVDSVVKETMAEKAGEMKKTAADEAEDK; encoded by the coding sequence ATGGCAATTTTAGTAGGAATCTGTATCATAGTCTTGCTGCTTTTTGCAGCACTGGCTGCAATCTTTTCAAGATATCGTAAGTGTCCTTCTGACAAGGTGCTCGTTATCTATGGTAAGGTAGGAACTGATAAGAACGGACAGCAGCGTTCGGCAAAGTGCGTGCATGGTGGTGCGGCATTTATCGTTCCTGTTATTCAGGCATATCAGTATATGGACCTGACACCTATATCAATCAATGTTGATCTGCGTAATGCACTTTCTAAGCAGAATATCCGTGTAGATGTTCCTTCAAGATTTACAGTAGGTATATCTACAGAGCCTGCGGTTATGCAGAATGCGGCAGAGCGTCTTCTTGGTCTTAAGATGAGCGAGATTCAGGAGCTTGCCAAGGATATTATTCTCGGTCAGTTAAGACTTGTTATTGCAACAATGGAGATTGAAGAGATTAATGCAGACCGTGATAAGTTCCTGTTATCAGTGTCTAATAATGTAGAGATAGAGCTTAAGAAGATAGGTCTTCGTCTTATCAATGTTAACGTGACTGACATCAATGATGAGTCGGGATATATCGATGCACTTGGTAAGGAAGCAGCAGCTAAGGCTATCAATGATGCTAAGAAGAGTGTTGCTGAGAAGGATAAGGATGGTGAGATTGGTCAGGCCAATGCACATCGCGAACAGCGTATTCAGGTGGCAGCAGCAGACGCAGCGGCTATTCAGGGCGAGAATGCCGCAAGAATCGAGATAGCACAGTCTGATGCCAACCGCCGTGAGAAGGAAGCCGAGGCACTTAAGGTTGCAACTGCAGCTGAGGCAGTTCAGGCAGCCAAGGCCAAGGAAGAAGCTTATATAGCACAGAAGGAAGCAGAGCAGACAAGAGCAGATCTTGAAAGAGCTACGCAGCAGGCTGATATAATTGTCAAGGCACAGATTCAGAAGGAACAGGCTGAGATTGAGGCTGAGGCTGCTGCGGAAGTTGTACGCCGTAAGGCAAAGGGTGATGCTGATGCCATATATGCCAAGATGGAAGCACAGGCCCGCGGTGCTCAGGAGATTCTTTCAAAGCAGGCTCAGGGTATGCGTGATCTTGTGGCTGCGGCAGGCGGAGATCCGGATTCAGCAGTCAAGCTTATTGTTGCTGATAAGATTCAGGAACTTATGCAGATTCAGGTTGATGCAATCAAGAATATCAAGATTGACAAGGTTACTGTATGGGATTCCATGAATGGCAAGGACGGAACTCCTACAACAGCTAACTTTCTGTCAGGAATGATGAAGTCAATTCCACCTATGAACGAGATGTTCAAGCAGGCAGGAATGGAACTCCCAAGCTATCTGGGCAAAGAGCTGAACGAGGTTGATTCAGTTGTTAAAGAAACTATGGCTGAGAAAGCCGGTGAAATGAAGAAAACTGCAGCTGATGAGGCAGAAGATAAGTAA
- a CDS encoding NfeD family protein yields the protein MTEWWNALDMFQKVLYCVAIPSTLILVIQTILVLFGIGHGGEGVNYSDTSGIDFDSDALSGGFHDAGGFDAGSMDVPDFNGHEVLNHDAIGHEAMNHDMNADSVSHEGTNPADAGSLRIFTIQTVMAFLCVFGWTASVMYASDGSSLKASAVGFIFGAAAMYLIAKLAQQTAKLTANGTFNPKNAIGAEGSVYIPIPANSSGNGKVNIVVQGSLMECDAMTEEHEQLSTGTKIRVTDIVGDVLVVERV from the coding sequence ATGACAGAGTGGTGGAATGCATTGGATATGTTTCAGAAAGTTCTGTATTGTGTGGCAATACCTTCTACACTGATTCTGGTTATTCAGACTATACTTGTACTCTTTGGGATAGGTCATGGAGGAGAGGGTGTCAATTACAGTGATACATCAGGAATAGATTTTGACAGTGATGCATTGTCCGGAGGATTTCATGACGCAGGAGGATTCGATGCAGGAAGCATGGATGTTCCTGATTTTAACGGACATGAAGTGCTTAATCATGATGCTATCGGACACGAAGCCATGAATCATGACATGAATGCTGACAGCGTCAGTCATGAGGGAACTAATCCGGCAGATGCGGGCAGCCTGAGAATATTTACAATACAGACGGTAATGGCGTTCCTGTGTGTATTCGGATGGACTGCATCGGTTATGTACGCTTCGGACGGAAGCTCACTTAAGGCATCAGCGGTCGGGTTTATATTCGGAGCGGCAGCAATGTATCTTATAGCAAAGCTTGCACAGCAGACAGCAAAGCTTACTGCGAACGGAACATTTAATCCTAAGAATGCAATTGGTGCAGAGGGAAGCGTGTATATACCGATTCCTGCCAATTCATCAGGTAACGGCAAGGTTAATATTGTTGTACAGGGAAGCCTTATGGAATGTGATGCAATGACGGAAGAGCATGAACAGCTTTCTACAGGGACCAAGATAAGAGTTACGGATATTGTCGGTGATGTGCTTGTTGTTGAGCGTGTCTGA
- a CDS encoding helix-turn-helix domain-containing protein, with the protein MTNAELGRIIKEARIARRMTQSEVVGDFITRNMLSQIENGNAAPSMRTLQYLMDVLDIHINIEEISEYSSDSDTCITKPAVAESAGIFLSKKDNSSASGSSALISRLMQYKQFFAEGRYDTICRDIDNIPTDGDNIFHDEYCAIGARSCYEYARQLADCGNACDAVAYADKAAEYARQGIYSNNDILAKSILLSHEQALHLS; encoded by the coding sequence ATGACTAATGCCGAACTTGGACGTATAATTAAGGAAGCACGAATTGCACGCAGGATGACTCAGAGTGAAGTTGTAGGTGATTTCATTACACGTAACATGTTAAGCCAGATTGAGAACGGCAATGCAGCGCCATCCATGCGCACACTTCAGTATCTTATGGATGTTCTGGACATACATATTAACATAGAGGAGATTTCTGAGTATTCATCAGATTCGGACACATGCATCACTAAGCCGGCAGTGGCAGAATCAGCCGGTATTTTTTTATCAAAGAAGGATAATTCATCAGCTTCCGGTTCATCCGCACTTATCAGCCGCCTAATGCAATACAAGCAGTTTTTTGCCGAAGGCCGCTATGATACAATATGCCGTGACATCGATAATATTCCCACAGATGGCGATAATATTTTTCATGATGAATATTGTGCCATCGGTGCCAGAAGCTGCTACGAATACGCAAGACAGCTTGCGGACTGCGGCAACGCCTGTGATGCGGTAGCATATGCCGACAAGGCTGCCGAATATGCCCGTCAGGGAATATATTCCAACAATGACATTCTTGCCAAGTCGATTCTCCTCTCGCACGAACAGGCTCTGCATCTTTCATGA
- the smpB gene encoding SsrA-binding protein SmpB, which translates to MARPTEGRKLIANNKKAYFDYFIEDKYEAGIELHGTEVKSLRMGKCSIKEAYVRIENGQVYVCNMNITPYEKGNIFNKDPLRPKRLLLHKSEINKLAAQTAQQGYTVVPLQVYLNGSLIKMEIGLARGKKLYDKRQDIAKKDQRREAEKEFKVRNLY; encoded by the coding sequence ATGGCAAGGCCAACAGAAGGAAGAAAGCTCATAGCAAATAACAAAAAAGCATATTTTGACTATTTTATAGAGGATAAGTATGAAGCCGGTATTGAACTTCACGGGACTGAGGTTAAGTCACTCCGAATGGGCAAGTGCAGTATAAAAGAGGCATACGTCAGAATAGAAAACGGTCAGGTGTATGTCTGCAATATGAATATTACACCTTATGAGAAAGGCAATATTTTTAATAAGGATCCGCTCCGCCCGAAGAGACTACTGCTTCATAAGTCGGAGATTAACAAGCTTGCTGCACAGACAGCACAGCAGGGATATACGGTTGTACCGCTTCAGGTGTATCTGAACGGAAGTCTTATTAAGATGGAGATAGGACTTGCAAGAGGCAAAAAGCTCTATGATAAGAGACAGGATATAGCTAAAAAGGATCAGCGAAGAGAGGCGGAAAAGGAATTCAAGGTGCGCAATCTCTACTAA